In Bifidobacterium actinocoloniiforme DSM 22766, a genomic segment contains:
- a CDS encoding ABC transporter substrate-binding protein, which produces MKKSMRIASACVACLALLSFSACGAPGSQGSKDAGGADQVHSDAKANDDAKCQNTIKKKGVEKVTVWAWYPAMEKMVDTFNDQHDDVQVCWTRAGSGQTQYQKITTAVKAKSGLADVVQIEYDVLSQYVSGVEKHLVDLNQFGADKLSDKYTKGVWNAVSLRGGKSVYAIPVDQGPYVMMYRKDIFDKYGVKVPTTWQEYEQAGKELRQKGFQGHIGNYEPSGNGSNVTLIAQNKGKVYDYSASQPDKLGVDFTSKESKEVMEYWQRLAKEGVVTTDDAYTAEWYKKIVDGSWATAVCASWLVGNLRGVSGADSSADWKVAKAPGWSSTTPSVNFGGSSLAVTDQAKVTKKAAKVAMEFFDDPAIQQTAITESGLFPTWTKVLNSESFQNMTDPFYGDQKINQVIAPVALGYKGYDFLPFQPYAYDEQTKVFTEIVRNGADVPSSLRALNKTLTDYATQQGFTVKK; this is translated from the coding sequence ATGAAGAAATCGATGAGGATTGCTTCAGCTTGCGTCGCATGTTTGGCATTGTTGTCGTTCAGCGCCTGTGGCGCACCGGGATCCCAAGGCTCCAAGGACGCCGGAGGGGCTGACCAGGTGCATAGCGACGCCAAGGCGAATGATGATGCGAAGTGTCAAAACACCATCAAGAAAAAGGGTGTTGAGAAGGTCACGGTTTGGGCCTGGTACCCAGCCATGGAAAAGATGGTCGATACATTTAACGATCAGCATGATGATGTGCAGGTTTGCTGGACCAGAGCTGGTTCGGGGCAGACTCAATATCAGAAGATCACCACCGCAGTCAAGGCGAAGTCAGGTTTGGCGGATGTGGTGCAAATCGAGTATGACGTGCTGAGCCAGTATGTATCAGGCGTCGAGAAGCACTTGGTCGATCTCAACCAGTTTGGGGCCGACAAGCTTTCCGATAAGTACACCAAAGGTGTTTGGAATGCGGTGAGCTTGAGGGGCGGTAAGTCTGTTTATGCGATTCCAGTAGACCAAGGCCCATACGTCATGATGTATCGAAAGGATATTTTCGATAAATACGGGGTCAAGGTGCCGACCACCTGGCAGGAGTATGAGCAAGCCGGGAAAGAGTTGCGGCAGAAGGGCTTCCAGGGGCATATCGGCAACTACGAACCTAGCGGTAACGGTTCTAACGTCACGCTTATCGCCCAGAACAAGGGCAAAGTATATGACTACTCTGCCTCTCAGCCTGATAAGTTGGGCGTCGACTTCACTAGCAAAGAGTCCAAGGAGGTCATGGAGTACTGGCAGAGACTCGCCAAAGAGGGTGTGGTGACCACCGATGACGCTTATACCGCCGAGTGGTACAAGAAGATTGTTGACGGTTCTTGGGCTACGGCGGTTTGCGCGTCCTGGCTGGTAGGGAATCTTCGCGGGGTCAGTGGGGCGGATTCGAGCGCTGACTGGAAGGTAGCGAAGGCTCCTGGGTGGAGTTCCACAACGCCGAGTGTGAACTTCGGCGGGTCGTCTTTGGCTGTGACCGACCAAGCGAAGGTTACGAAAAAGGCCGCCAAGGTAGCTATGGAGTTCTTCGATGATCCTGCCATCCAGCAGACGGCTATCACTGAAAGCGGACTCTTCCCAACGTGGACCAAAGTCTTGAATTCCGAGAGCTTCCAGAATATGACGGATCCCTTCTACGGTGATCAAAAGATAAATCAGGTTATAGCTCCAGTAGCCCTAGGGTACAAGGGCTATGACTTCTTGCCCTTCCAGCCATACGCTTACGACGAGCAGACCAAGGTCTTCACCGAGATTGTGCGCAATGGAGCGGATGTCCCCAGCTCACTGCGTGCATTGAACAAGACGCTCACTGACTATGCAACTCAGCAAGGGTTCACGGTCAAGAAGTAG
- a CDS encoding carbohydrate ABC transporter permease, which yields MSSIRSKALPARKRGISRKENAWGWFFTAPFAVIFLFFLVIPLAYAFYVSLFSYTQLKGAVFTGLGNYTRAFRDPIFLAGMGRVVMYAVVMVPTQLVFALILALVLDSVKNRFASFSRLAFFLPYAIPVVIGALMWGFLYSKQMGPFTSIFDLFGMKAPAFLSPSGIFGSLVNIVTWQWTGYYMVILYSALQSVPPELYESARLDGASEVQIALRIKTPIISSSLVMVTVFSLIGTLQFYTEPMILRNNVPSVIAPEYTPNMYAQALAFNYNQLNYSATVSFALGLLVVVFSVVFMRLTRHQSGLED from the coding sequence ATGTCATCAATCAGGTCGAAAGCGCTCCCCGCGCGTAAGCGAGGGATATCCAGGAAGGAAAACGCCTGGGGCTGGTTCTTTACAGCGCCTTTCGCGGTGATTTTCCTGTTCTTCCTCGTCATCCCACTGGCATACGCTTTTTACGTTTCTCTGTTTTCTTATACGCAGTTGAAAGGTGCTGTGTTCACAGGCCTGGGCAACTATACCCGTGCCTTCCGCGATCCCATTTTCTTGGCCGGCATGGGCCGCGTGGTCATGTATGCGGTGGTCATGGTGCCCACGCAGCTGGTCTTTGCCCTTATCCTGGCTTTGGTGCTTGATAGTGTAAAGAACCGTTTTGCGTCGTTCTCACGCCTGGCTTTCTTCTTGCCGTACGCCATTCCTGTGGTCATTGGGGCACTGATGTGGGGATTCCTGTACTCCAAGCAGATGGGTCCGTTTACCTCCATTTTCGACTTGTTTGGAATGAAGGCGCCGGCATTCTTGAGCCCAAGCGGGATCTTCGGGTCGCTTGTAAATATCGTGACCTGGCAATGGACTGGTTACTACATGGTTATTCTGTATTCGGCCCTTCAATCCGTACCGCCTGAACTCTATGAGTCGGCGCGGCTCGACGGGGCTTCAGAGGTGCAGATTGCCTTAAGGATCAAAACCCCCATCATTTCAAGTTCGCTGGTTATGGTAACTGTCTTCTCCTTGATTGGGACTTTGCAGTTTTACACAGAGCCGATGATTCTGCGCAATAACGTCCCATCGGTCATCGCTCCGGAATACACCCCGAATATGTACGCTCAGGCGCTCGCTTTCAATTACAACCAGTTAAATTATTCCGCGACGGTGTCGTTCGCTTTGGGGCTTTTGGTGGTGGTGTTCAGCGTCGTTTTCATGCGCTTGACCCGGCATCAGTCAGGATTGGAGGATTGA
- a CDS encoding carbohydrate ABC transporter permease yields MGRRISRNQVTDGGRVRSSHRLAYVLLLICCVYFLFPVWWLLVAATKNNAGLFSGAHGAMWFDNNFALWSNIKQLSTYEGGIYWRWLFNSLLYAVVGGIGATAISVMAGYGFAKFRFHGRKFYFNVVLGALMIPTTALVIPTFILMSQFGMTDTIWAVLLPSLLSPFGTYLMRIYCMGSLPDEMMEAARVDGAGELRTFFQVSLPIMTPAITTVFLLSVVGCWNNFFLPSVVLSDTKLFPITVGLTQWQVKSNAGAGSEQVWNLITSGALVSVIPLVLAFLFLQRYWVGGLAAGSVKA; encoded by the coding sequence ATGGGTAGGCGAATTTCACGCAATCAAGTTACCGATGGCGGCCGCGTCCGCAGCTCTCACCGCTTAGCCTATGTGCTGCTACTTATCTGCTGCGTTTACTTCCTGTTCCCTGTCTGGTGGCTATTAGTGGCAGCTACCAAAAACAACGCCGGCTTGTTCTCCGGCGCTCACGGAGCTATGTGGTTCGACAATAATTTTGCGTTGTGGAGCAACATCAAGCAGCTAAGCACGTATGAGGGCGGTATTTACTGGCGGTGGCTGTTCAACTCCCTCTTATACGCGGTTGTCGGTGGTATAGGGGCCACAGCCATATCGGTGATGGCTGGCTATGGTTTTGCCAAGTTCCGCTTCCATGGCCGGAAGTTCTACTTCAATGTCGTATTGGGCGCGCTGATGATCCCGACGACCGCCTTGGTTATTCCCACCTTTATCCTGATGTCCCAGTTTGGCATGACCGACACTATCTGGGCAGTTCTTTTGCCTTCCCTGCTATCTCCGTTCGGCACCTACCTCATGAGGATTTACTGCATGGGCTCCTTACCGGATGAAATGATGGAGGCGGCGAGGGTGGATGGTGCTGGCGAACTCAGGACCTTCTTCCAGGTTTCGTTGCCAATTATGACCCCCGCTATCACAACTGTCTTCCTGTTGTCGGTAGTGGGCTGCTGGAACAACTTCTTCCTGCCATCGGTCGTGCTTTCTGACACCAAGCTCTTCCCGATTACAGTAGGTTTGACTCAGTGGCAGGTAAAATCGAATGCTGGTGCGGGGTCGGAGCAGGTATGGAACCTGATCACGTCGGGTGCGCTGGTATCGGTTATACCGCTCGTTCTGGCTTTCCTTTTCCTTCAGCGATACTGGGTAGGAGGGCTGGCGGCTGGTTCCGTGAAGGCCTAA
- a CDS encoding LacI family DNA-binding transcriptional regulator, with translation MQKRATIKDVAREAHVSIKTVSNVINDSGSMRPQTRKRVEQAIDSLGYSINMSARLLKTGESRLLGLATFDFAQPFPATFVDAVVKAARKRQYGVVVDTYDSDGEGLSTILKEIPQLGADGWVFLMDRPAHPKSILDQNYPLVLAGDYLSYGKVDSVMMPNVDAVKAVVGRLLDGGVERIGLIGAPDGADRQLVFEAQEGGRPMRTRGYIEAFEERGMRVDWRIMVSGNKWISSDGERAVSTMLANADLPEAIVCLNDALAFGTMHELQRRGFSIPEDVQIVGFDNVAEGRYSNPALTTIDPNTGDFAQRAVDMVIERIEGYQGPARMCTTDFRLIERASTWFER, from the coding sequence ATGCAAAAGCGAGCGACTATCAAAGATGTGGCGCGCGAAGCGCATGTGTCGATCAAAACTGTTTCGAACGTCATCAATGATTCTGGAAGCATGAGGCCGCAAACCCGAAAACGGGTCGAACAGGCTATCGACAGTCTGGGATATTCGATTAACATGTCGGCTCGCCTGCTGAAAACCGGCGAATCACGTCTCTTGGGTTTGGCTACGTTCGACTTCGCCCAACCATTCCCAGCGACTTTCGTTGACGCGGTAGTCAAGGCAGCTCGTAAACGCCAGTACGGGGTCGTCGTCGATACATACGACAGCGACGGGGAAGGGCTGAGCACGATCCTTAAAGAGATTCCCCAGCTTGGGGCGGATGGGTGGGTTTTCCTAATGGACCGACCGGCCCATCCCAAGTCCATCCTCGACCAGAACTATCCTCTGGTATTGGCTGGTGATTACCTGTCCTACGGGAAAGTGGATAGCGTTATGATGCCCAACGTCGATGCGGTCAAAGCCGTTGTGGGAAGATTGCTCGACGGTGGGGTGGAACGCATAGGCCTTATCGGTGCTCCTGATGGTGCGGACCGCCAGCTTGTCTTCGAAGCCCAGGAAGGCGGGCGTCCCATGCGTACCCGGGGGTATATTGAGGCTTTTGAAGAACGCGGAATGCGGGTGGATTGGCGGATTATGGTGTCCGGCAATAAGTGGATCAGCAGTGACGGTGAACGGGCGGTGAGTACGATGCTAGCCAATGCTGATCTGCCTGAGGCCATAGTTTGCCTCAATGACGCGCTCGCGTTTGGGACCATGCATGAGTTGCAACGCCGAGGTTTTAGTATCCCTGAAGATGTACAGATTGTAGGTTTTGACAATGTGGCTGAAGGGCGCTACTCCAACCCAGCCCTGACGACTATCGACCCCAATACCGGTGATTTCGCTCAGCGTGCCGTCGATATGGTGATCGAGCGTATAGAAGGCTATCAGGGGCCGGCCAGAATGTGTACCACTGATTTTCGGCTTATCGAGCGCGCTTCTACTTGGTTCGAACGCTAA
- a CDS encoding alpha/beta fold hydrolase, with protein MMRAHRLSGPRDEDGRPLPHSTSRIHRVAINGANLAFSMNPAPRQAPILLYLHGGPGDACIPLTERYNTPLERYFRVINLDQRGCGLSYYPFRPGESITIESMVEDIHAFVALLARAYPGAPITLLGHSWGSVLGLEFARRWPSLIRRFIGVGQVVCMPASHHARSLPTPGFSPAWLGRLVAQESNLADLLLLLVEMGRTGWLRGLRQSLDRVAAYLRSPDYGLAGLWGLLLGAHQSHARLDSQLDRVDFSAIRSFTAPVAFLEGRHDQHLPSQLVARYAARLTSPHEFVWFDHSGHCPQWEEPGRFNREVLRLCREDFNDDTP; from the coding sequence ATGATGCGTGCGCATCGCCTGTCTGGGCCCAGGGACGAGGACGGCCGTCCGTTGCCTCACTCCACCAGCCGTATACACAGGGTCGCCATCAATGGCGCAAATCTGGCCTTTTCGATGAATCCAGCCCCTCGCCAGGCTCCAATCCTCCTCTACTTGCACGGCGGTCCCGGCGATGCCTGCATCCCTCTGACCGAGCGCTACAACACGCCCCTGGAGCGCTATTTCCGCGTCATCAACCTGGACCAGCGCGGCTGTGGGCTCTCCTATTACCCCTTCCGCCCGGGTGAGAGCATCACCATCGAGAGCATGGTGGAGGACATCCACGCTTTCGTCGCCCTCCTGGCCCGAGCCTATCCTGGCGCGCCTATCACCCTCTTGGGGCACTCTTGGGGCAGTGTCCTGGGCCTGGAGTTCGCCCGCCGCTGGCCCTCTTTGATTCGCCGTTTCATCGGCGTTGGCCAGGTGGTCTGCATGCCTGCCAGTCACCACGCGCGTTCCCTCCCCACCCCGGGCTTCAGCCCGGCCTGGCTGGGGCGGCTTGTGGCCCAGGAGAGCAATCTGGCTGACCTCCTCTTGCTCTTGGTTGAGATGGGCCGCACTGGTTGGTTGCGTGGACTGCGCCAAAGTCTGGACCGGGTGGCCGCCTACCTGCGGTCCCCGGACTACGGGCTGGCCGGTTTATGGGGATTGCTGCTAGGGGCGCACCAGTCGCATGCCCGCCTTGATTCGCAGCTGGATAGGGTGGATTTCTCTGCCATCCGTTCGTTCACTGCCCCTGTGGCTTTTTTGGAGGGGCGTCACGACCAGCACCTGCCCTCCCAGCTGGTGGCTCGCTATGCCGCCAGGTTGACAAGTCCGCACGAATTCGTCTGGTTCGACCACTCCGGTCACTGCCCGCAGTGGGAGGAGCCGGGGCGTTTCAATAGGGAGGTGCTGCGTCTGTGCAGGGAAGACTTTAATGACGACACGCCGTAG
- a CDS encoding NAD(P)H-binding protein, which produces MNIIVVGASGRVGRACVRRLEAQGRHVIACARHLDGIEASELVTPVAFDMAAPLNAMITVFKDAQADAIIFTAGSRGADVIHVDALGAIKTMEAAKGAGIKRYVLLGALFAAELERWDEPEVKRAIDQLPDYYPAKYFADDHLMHSGLDYTIVEPGALVEEARTGAVNVDGRQTGPIAIEDVAAMLVDSLGQLGSVGRVYQIIQGDTPIAQALQ; this is translated from the coding sequence ATGAACATCATAGTCGTAGGAGCCAGCGGTCGGGTTGGTCGGGCGTGTGTGCGGCGGCTGGAGGCGCAAGGGCGGCACGTTATCGCCTGCGCCAGGCATTTGGACGGCATAGAGGCCAGTGAACTGGTGACGCCGGTCGCGTTTGATATGGCCGCGCCGCTGAATGCCATGATCACGGTATTTAAGGACGCACAGGCCGATGCCATCATCTTTACGGCTGGATCGCGCGGGGCGGACGTCATTCATGTGGACGCTCTGGGGGCTATCAAGACGATGGAAGCGGCCAAGGGGGCCGGCATCAAGCGCTATGTGCTGCTGGGGGCGCTGTTTGCGGCGGAACTGGAGCGTTGGGACGAGCCTGAGGTCAAGCGGGCCATCGACCAGCTGCCGGACTATTACCCGGCCAAGTACTTTGCGGACGACCATCTGATGCACTCCGGGCTGGACTACACGATTGTGGAGCCGGGGGCGCTGGTGGAAGAGGCCAGGACGGGCGCGGTCAACGTGGATGGGCGGCAGACCGGGCCCATAGCCATCGAGGATGTGGCGGCCATGCTGGTGGACAGTCTGGGGCAGCTGGGCAGCGTGGGGCGGGTGTACCAGATCATCCAGGGGGACACGCCTATCGCGCAGGCCCTGCAGTAA
- a CDS encoding ATP-binding cassette domain-containing protein, with protein MISKELLNLPGADLRRSTIIGGLQTIGALAETLMLPLAIFALGRLFGLVAPAWTASFISDPLAAIIWLMVLAAVKCLCAIIANQSSIKLGDGMNAALSSDLYLSLFNPETTERDQAGKELRTPPSQSMAALSTEGVRSVSSYFTSFLPTLIQSGLMILVAALVLLPINWAAGLIVIAGMAVMPFAASMARQKNIAAQVTHLKRYERVGVRFEEALRGLGTLKVFATDGDEAKRLSEDSEGFRKATMQLLAGQLRSLVSSDAVICLAVILASLTAAFMERSSPTGLICSIAVAAVGVRLFTPERQLVYLTHSATVAMRQGKAIAAARALRAGAPNRAKDATAEDAKSADTQASDKATVPVQLTSGICVKGLSYAYPDGFKALHDLSFDLPAHGHFGLAGASGSGKSTLAGLLSGRLTGYEGSITIDGEELSSLPQDRLIALETMAAGNDHLFSGTIRTNLDPAASGYTDEQLTDALKRADLADLATARSGLDAPVEQAGANLSGGQRQRLAIARALLRRTPIYIFDEATSAVDRDHDEALASLMDELGRDHLVITITHRLAGVRQADRILMLDEGRIAQSGDFYELTIQNGLFADQWKEQNRLEGLTEEESRAVANPLSSYNLSLQVPELASQGAPAGQAPTDSRLSAASTSMDGNPSNPDGHAAAYAETAGHTGQSKRASHAGDRSQGAIGTMRRMTKLMRPLLPIELRAIICGTLRHLCAVWAIMCASAAIIGFFIGGKSLIGHWQILAVTAIVLALLRGPLAYGEQLYNHQMAFSALRDLRGRVFDAMRALAPTKLKERGRGDLVSLITDDIELLEIFYAHTLSPVAIAIITSVVNVIVLACLSPQIALAALLCYLIIGLALPLMTARTAFRSALIERNAEGDLHSMLLETLDGRRELFGLGAAARTRQRLAEATDTMLQARSDTQFNTGWNKIFTMTACLIAFSGVACLAWILVLTGHIGFIGAIVSFIGFVSSFAPVAAISNLGSGLQPTLAAARRVFSLLDERPAVVENEDGTEVERFSGIQANNLSFSYASGSGSKPVLDGVNLSIQPGSIVGIQGANGSGKSTLIDLLMRFRERTGGRLEVCDRPIEDVRTSSLRGLETLASQETFIFSVSMADNIAIARSDASREQIADAARQACLDDVIDQLPNGLDHILARNGAELSEGQKQRVALARAFLSQAPFVAMDEPTSNMDALLEGRVIEALLSSKAGKTYLIVSHRPSVLAHASQLLTLSEGQLTAVR; from the coding sequence ATGATCAGTAAAGAACTCTTGAATCTTCCCGGCGCTGACTTGCGTCGATCCACCATCATCGGCGGGCTCCAGACTATCGGGGCCCTGGCTGAGACCCTGATGCTGCCACTTGCCATTTTCGCCCTCGGACGGCTCTTCGGCCTGGTTGCTCCGGCCTGGACCGCCTCGTTCATCTCCGACCCCCTCGCCGCCATCATTTGGCTGATGGTCCTGGCCGCGGTCAAGTGCCTGTGCGCCATAATCGCTAACCAGAGCTCGATTAAGCTGGGCGACGGCATGAACGCCGCGCTTTCCTCCGACCTCTACCTCTCCTTGTTCAACCCGGAGACCACGGAACGAGACCAAGCCGGCAAGGAACTACGCACGCCGCCCAGCCAGAGCATGGCGGCGCTCTCCACCGAGGGCGTCAGGTCGGTAAGCTCGTATTTCACCAGCTTCCTGCCCACCTTGATTCAATCCGGCTTGATGATCCTGGTTGCCGCCCTGGTTCTCCTGCCGATCAACTGGGCAGCCGGCCTGATTGTGATTGCAGGCATGGCGGTGATGCCCTTCGCGGCAAGCATGGCCCGACAGAAGAACATCGCTGCCCAAGTGACCCACCTCAAACGTTACGAGCGCGTTGGAGTGCGCTTTGAGGAAGCTCTGCGCGGTCTGGGGACTTTGAAGGTCTTCGCGACGGACGGCGACGAGGCCAAACGTTTGAGCGAGGACTCCGAAGGCTTCCGCAAGGCCACCATGCAGCTCCTGGCAGGGCAGCTGCGCAGTCTGGTCAGCTCCGATGCGGTCATCTGCCTGGCGGTCATCTTGGCCAGCCTCACGGCCGCGTTCATGGAGCGCTCCAGCCCGACGGGCCTCATATGCTCGATTGCTGTCGCGGCTGTCGGCGTCCGCCTTTTCACTCCGGAACGGCAGCTGGTGTACTTGACTCACTCCGCCACCGTTGCGATGCGGCAGGGCAAGGCCATCGCGGCTGCTCGGGCGCTCCGGGCGGGCGCTCCGAACCGAGCCAAGGATGCCACGGCCGAGGACGCCAAGTCCGCAGACACCCAGGCCAGTGATAAGGCCACGGTTCCAGTTCAACTAACCAGCGGCATATGTGTGAAAGGCCTCTCCTACGCATATCCAGATGGGTTCAAAGCCCTGCACGACCTGTCCTTCGACCTGCCTGCCCATGGTCATTTCGGTCTGGCTGGCGCCTCCGGTTCCGGCAAGAGCACCCTGGCTGGCCTGCTCTCAGGCCGTCTGACAGGTTACGAGGGTTCCATCACCATCGACGGCGAGGAACTGTCCAGCCTGCCTCAGGACCGCCTTATCGCCCTGGAAACCATGGCCGCCGGCAACGACCACCTTTTCAGTGGCACAATCCGCACCAATCTGGATCCGGCTGCCAGCGGCTACACGGACGAGCAGCTGACCGATGCGCTCAAGCGGGCCGATCTCGCGGATTTAGCAACCGCTCGCAGTGGTTTGGATGCGCCAGTCGAACAGGCGGGTGCCAACCTATCCGGCGGACAGCGGCAGCGTCTGGCTATTGCCCGAGCCCTCCTGCGCCGTACCCCGATTTACATTTTCGACGAAGCGACCAGCGCTGTCGACCGCGATCATGACGAAGCCTTGGCAAGCCTGATGGACGAGCTGGGACGCGACCACCTGGTCATCACAATCACCCACCGTCTGGCGGGTGTGCGCCAGGCGGACCGCATCCTGATGCTGGATGAAGGCCGAATCGCGCAGTCCGGCGATTTCTATGAGCTCACCATCCAGAACGGCCTGTTCGCCGACCAGTGGAAGGAGCAGAACCGCCTCGAAGGGTTGACCGAAGAGGAATCGCGAGCGGTGGCCAACCCCCTGTCATCCTACAATCTGAGCCTTCAGGTGCCGGAACTCGCCTCGCAGGGCGCGCCAGCCGGTCAGGCTCCAACTGACAGCCGTTTAAGCGCCGCCAGCACCAGCATGGACGGCAATCCCAGTAACCCTGATGGCCACGCTGCCGCTTACGCCGAAACCGCCGGCCATACGGGTCAGTCCAAGCGGGCTTCCCACGCCGGTGATCGATCCCAGGGTGCAATCGGGACGATGCGACGCATGACCAAGCTCATGCGGCCCCTCCTCCCGATTGAGCTCAGGGCCATCATCTGCGGGACCTTGAGACACTTGTGCGCTGTATGGGCCATCATGTGCGCAAGCGCGGCCATCATCGGCTTCTTCATCGGGGGCAAATCCCTGATCGGCCACTGGCAGATACTGGCGGTCACAGCGATTGTCCTTGCCCTGCTGCGAGGCCCCCTGGCTTACGGTGAGCAGCTCTATAACCATCAGATGGCCTTCAGCGCCTTGCGCGACCTTCGCGGCAGGGTCTTCGACGCCATGCGCGCCCTGGCCCCGACTAAGCTCAAGGAGCGTGGCCGCGGCGATTTGGTCAGCCTGATCACCGACGACATCGAGCTCCTGGAGATTTTCTACGCGCACACCCTATCCCCTGTCGCCATCGCCATCATCACCTCCGTGGTCAACGTCATCGTCCTGGCTTGCCTGTCGCCGCAGATAGCCCTGGCCGCCCTGCTTTGCTACCTGATCATCGGCCTCGCTCTCCCGCTGATGACCGCCCGCACCGCCTTCCGCTCGGCCCTGATTGAGCGCAACGCCGAAGGAGACCTCCATTCCATGCTTTTGGAGACGCTCGACGGACGCCGGGAGCTCTTCGGCCTCGGGGCAGCGGCTCGGACACGTCAAAGGCTTGCTGAAGCCACAGACACCATGCTCCAGGCCCGAAGCGACACCCAGTTCAACACCGGCTGGAATAAGATTTTCACGATGACGGCCTGCCTGATCGCCTTCTCCGGTGTCGCTTGCCTGGCTTGGATTCTGGTTCTCACCGGCCACATCGGTTTCATAGGCGCTATTGTCTCTTTCATCGGTTTCGTCTCCTCCTTCGCCCCTGTAGCCGCGATCTCGAACCTGGGCTCTGGCTTGCAGCCCACACTCGCCGCCGCCCGCCGTGTCTTCTCCCTGTTGGACGAGCGGCCTGCAGTCGTTGAGAATGAAGATGGAACCGAGGTTGAGCGCTTCTCCGGTATCCAAGCCAACAACCTGTCGTTCTCCTATGCTTCAGGTTCCGGCTCCAAGCCGGTCTTGGACGGCGTCAACCTGAGCATCCAGCCTGGATCAATCGTGGGCATCCAAGGGGCGAACGGCTCCGGCAAGTCCACCCTGATAGACCTGCTCATGCGCTTCCGTGAGCGCACCGGCGGTCGTCTGGAGGTGTGCGATCGCCCAATCGAGGACGTGCGCACCTCCAGCCTGCGCGGCCTGGAGACCTTGGCCAGCCAGGAGACCTTCATCTTCTCCGTGTCCATGGCGGACAACATCGCCATAGCGCGTTCAGATGCCAGCCGCGAGCAGATTGCGGATGCTGCTCGCCAGGCCTGTCTGGACGATGTCATCGACCAGCTTCCCAACGGCCTGGACCACATCCTGGCGCGCAACGGGGCCGAGCTGTCAGAGGGGCAGAAGCAACGGGTCGCTCTGGCACGCGCTTTTCTCAGCCAAGCCCCGTTCGTAGCGATGGATGAGCCGACCTCGAACATGGACGCCCTGCTGGAGGGAAGGGTCATCGAAGCGCTCTTGTCCAGTAAAGCAGGCAAGACCTATCTGATCGTCTCCCACCGCCCGTCAGTTCTGGCCCACGCCAGCCAGCTACTGACCCTGAGCGAAGGCCAGCTCACCGCGGTCCGCTGA
- a CDS encoding formate/nitrite transporter family protein, translating into MVSEELYQSINEGEPSDPSKPGATPGRTPGATSTDADQAAPQPLFPGRTFISTVLDVADSKDTMTGRMTSKYLQRAVMAGLFVGIFFTAFFYIIGQFSAYPANPGLKLAGRVLAALTFGWALVLIYYTNSELLTSNMMVVTIGVYHKRLGWLHSLRILGLCLLGNLAGALLIALILRCSTIISGPTMAQMLAASATKTGYITGGWQGVADLFVRGILCNFCINIAMLMVYNGKLTNDFTKCTIMVVAVFVFAFCGFEHSVADSALFLILGTYGAVNAWQAIGVVAVAMLGNFVGGGILIGLNFATMNDERRYAASLDKSLAEG; encoded by the coding sequence ATGGTGAGCGAAGAACTGTATCAAAGCATCAATGAAGGCGAGCCGTCGGACCCTTCCAAGCCGGGTGCGACCCCCGGCAGAACCCCAGGCGCAACATCCACAGATGCGGACCAGGCGGCCCCCCAGCCCCTCTTCCCCGGGCGCACCTTCATCTCCACCGTGCTGGACGTCGCGGACAGCAAGGACACGATGACCGGCCGGATGACCAGCAAGTACTTGCAGCGGGCGGTCATGGCCGGCCTGTTCGTCGGCATCTTCTTCACCGCCTTCTTCTACATCATCGGCCAGTTCTCCGCCTATCCCGCCAACCCCGGACTCAAGCTGGCGGGCCGCGTCCTAGCCGCGCTCACCTTCGGCTGGGCCCTGGTGCTGATTTACTACACCAACTCGGAGCTGCTCACCTCGAACATGATGGTCGTCACGATCGGCGTCTACCACAAGCGCCTAGGCTGGCTGCACTCCTTACGCATCCTGGGCCTGTGCCTGCTGGGCAACCTGGCTGGCGCCCTGCTCATCGCGCTCATCCTGCGCTGCTCGACGATCATCTCCGGCCCGACAATGGCGCAAATGCTAGCGGCGTCAGCCACCAAGACCGGCTACATCACGGGCGGCTGGCAGGGGGTCGCGGACCTTTTTGTGCGCGGCATCCTGTGCAATTTCTGCATCAACATCGCCATGCTCATGGTCTATAACGGCAAACTCACCAATGATTTCACCAAGTGCACGATCATGGTGGTGGCGGTCTTCGTCTTCGCCTTCTGCGGCTTCGAACACTCGGTCGCCGACTCCGCCCTCTTCCTGATTTTAGGCACCTACGGCGCGGTCAACGCCTGGCAGGCCATCGGTGTGGTAGCGGTCGCCATGCTCGGCAATTTCGTCGGCGGCGGCATCCTTATCGGTCTCAACTTCGCCACCATGAACGACGAGCGCCGCTACGCCGCGTCCCTAGACAAATCCCTTGCCGAGGGCTGA